One genomic region from Lysobacterales bacterium encodes:
- the hflX gene encoding GTPase HflX, with protein MFEREKRGERALLIQPQAPGRDESEALEEFGELARSAGASVLASINARVDRPNPALYIGSGKADEAKELCGIHDIDLVLVNTTLSPVQERNLEKHLQCRVVDRTGLILDIFSQRARSFEGKLQVELAQLKHMSTRLVRGWTHLERQRGGSIGLRGPGETQLETDRRLLAERVKVLSKRLEQAERRQAQARRARLRNEVPRIALVGYTNAGKSTLFNAMTGAGIYAADQLFATLDPTVRKLSGLDCGEVVLADTVGFVRDLPHELVAAFRSTLSEAREADLLLHVIDAADPQLRERVADVESVLAEIGAGDIPQIQVFNKIDLMVGAASRRDRVEDGAERVFVSARDGLGLDLLRSAISERFASERISASVALPVAEGRLRARLFALGAVREELSDEQGWQIAIDLPRAQAAKLAAEFPAFRDRLGESLSAPMEEWEVERPGL; from the coding sequence ATGTTTGAGCGCGAGAAGCGCGGCGAGCGCGCGCTGCTGATCCAGCCGCAGGCTCCGGGTCGAGACGAGTCCGAAGCGCTGGAAGAGTTCGGCGAGCTGGCGCGCTCGGCGGGCGCCAGCGTGCTCGCCAGCATCAACGCACGCGTCGACCGCCCGAACCCGGCGCTGTACATCGGCAGCGGCAAGGCGGATGAAGCGAAAGAACTGTGCGGCATCCATGACATCGATCTGGTGCTGGTCAACACCACGCTGTCGCCGGTGCAGGAGCGCAACCTGGAGAAGCATCTGCAGTGCCGGGTGGTCGATCGCACTGGACTGATCCTCGACATCTTCAGCCAGCGTGCGCGCAGCTTCGAGGGCAAGCTGCAGGTGGAGCTGGCGCAGCTGAAGCACATGTCCACGCGCCTCGTGCGCGGCTGGACTCACCTTGAGCGGCAGCGCGGCGGCTCGATCGGCCTGCGCGGCCCGGGCGAAACCCAGCTCGAAACCGATCGCCGTCTGCTGGCCGAGCGGGTCAAAGTGCTGTCCAAGCGCCTCGAACAGGCCGAACGCCGCCAGGCGCAGGCACGCCGTGCGCGCTTGCGCAACGAAGTCCCGCGAATCGCCCTGGTCGGCTACACCAACGCCGGCAAATCGACTCTGTTCAATGCCATGACCGGCGCTGGCATCTATGCCGCCGACCAACTGTTCGCCACGCTCGATCCAACCGTTCGGAAACTCTCGGGACTGGACTGCGGCGAGGTCGTGCTGGCGGATACCGTCGGCTTCGTTCGCGACCTTCCGCACGAGCTGGTTGCGGCCTTCCGCTCGACGCTGTCCGAGGCGCGCGAGGCGGATCTTTTGCTGCACGTGATCGATGCCGCGGATCCGCAGCTGCGCGAGCGCGTGGCTGACGTCGAGAGCGTGCTGGCCGAGATCGGTGCGGGCGATATCCCGCAGATCCAGGTTTTCAACAAGATCGATCTCATGGTGGGCGCGGCATCGCGCCGCGATCGAGTCGAGGACGGCGCCGAACGCGTGTTCGTGTCGGCGCGCGACGGCCTTGGCCTCGATCTGCTGCGCAGTGCGATCAGCGAACGCTTCGCCTCCGAGCGGATCAGCGCCAGTGTGGCCTTGCCGGTCGCCGAGGGGCGCCTGCGGGCGCGCCTGTTCGCACTTGGAGCGGTGCGCGAAGAGCTCAGCGACGAGCAGGGCTGGCAAATCGCGATCGATCTGCCGCGTGCGCAGGCGGCCAAGCTGGCGGCAGAGTTTCCCGCGTTCCGGGACCGCTTGGGGGAGTCCTTGAGCGCCCCCATGGAAGAGTGGGAGGTCGAGCGCCCGGGTCTCTGA
- a CDS encoding carbon-nitrogen hydrolase, translating to MSRSDAKGALRVALIQDRDRGSVEANLARIEARVAEAAAAGAQLVLLQELHNGAYFCQHESVDEFDRAEPIPGPSTERLGALAKRHGLVIVSSLFERRAAGLYHNTAVVFEADGRIAGKYRKMHIPDDPGFLEKFYFTPGDLGFEPIDTSVGRLGVLVCWDQWYPEAARLMALAGADLLLYPTAIGWDPNDAQDEQDRQRMAWILSHRGHAVANGLPVLSCNRTGFEPSPTGGSGIRFWGSSIVLGPQGEILNEADTDSDTVLLADVDLKRSEAVRRIWPFLRDRRIDAYADLLKRYRD from the coding sequence ATGAGCAGATCTGATGCGAAGGGCGCGCTGCGCGTCGCCCTGATCCAGGATCGCGACCGCGGCTCGGTCGAGGCCAATCTCGCGCGCATCGAGGCGCGCGTGGCCGAAGCCGCTGCTGCCGGTGCCCAACTTGTGCTGCTGCAGGAGCTGCACAACGGCGCCTACTTCTGCCAGCACGAGAGCGTGGACGAGTTCGACCGCGCCGAGCCCATCCCCGGCCCCAGCACGGAGCGTCTGGGCGCGCTCGCCAAACGGCATGGCCTGGTGATCGTGTCTTCGCTGTTCGAGCGCCGCGCCGCGGGCCTCTACCACAACACCGCGGTGGTGTTCGAAGCCGACGGCCGCATCGCCGGCAAGTACCGCAAGATGCACATCCCGGACGATCCCGGCTTTCTCGAGAAGTTCTACTTCACGCCGGGCGACCTCGGCTTCGAGCCGATCGACACTTCGGTCGGCCGCCTCGGCGTGCTGGTCTGCTGGGATCAGTGGTACCCGGAAGCCGCGCGCCTGATGGCCCTGGCCGGGGCCGACCTGCTGCTGTACCCGACCGCGATCGGCTGGGACCCGAACGATGCCCAAGACGAGCAGGACCGCCAGCGCATGGCCTGGATCCTCTCGCATCGCGGCCACGCGGTCGCCAACGGCCTGCCGGTGCTGAGCTGCAATCGCACGGGCTTCGAGCCCTCGCCCACCGGCGGCAGCGGCATCCGCTTCTGGGGCAGTTCGATCGTGCTCGGCCCGCAGGGTGAGATCCTCAATGAGGCCGATACCGACAGCGACACGGTGCTGCTGGCCGATGTCGATTTGAAGCGCTCGGAAGCCGTGCGCCGGATCTGGCCCTTCCTGCGCGATCGCCGCATCGACGCCTACGCCGACCTGCTGAAGCGCTACCGTGACTGA
- a CDS encoding agmatine deiminase family protein: protein MSQAAARFPAEWEDQSAVLIAWPNADTDWGPRLSEVEGTYVELAAAITRFQALLICVRDAALETHLRGLLEARGVDLSRIHCVAAEYDDTWLRDSGPISLRTPQGFELLDFRFTGWGGKFEASADDRLVEQLFAAGVFAAHARRRRIDFALEGGGIETDGAGSLLSTWHCLSERHPDRSRAEVTELLCRELRQERVLWLDHGYLEGDDTDAHIDTLARFASPSRIVYQGCSDPSDSHFDELATMGQEIAALRQANGEPYEVFVLPWAQPILDEGRRLAASYANFLIINGAVLMPAYGDPADVEAQAVLARAFPEREIIALPCRPLIWQNGSLHCITMQLPRGVLNEQI from the coding sequence ATGAGCCAGGCTGCAGCGCGTTTCCCCGCGGAGTGGGAAGACCAGTCCGCGGTGTTGATCGCGTGGCCGAACGCCGACACCGACTGGGGCCCGCGCCTCTCCGAGGTCGAAGGCACCTACGTTGAGCTGGCCGCGGCCATCACCCGCTTCCAGGCGCTCCTGATCTGCGTGCGCGATGCCGCGCTCGAAACGCATCTTCGTGGCCTGCTGGAGGCGCGCGGCGTCGACCTCTCGCGCATTCACTGCGTTGCGGCCGAGTACGACGACACCTGGCTGCGCGACTCCGGCCCGATCAGCCTGCGCACGCCGCAAGGCTTCGAGCTGCTGGACTTCCGCTTCACCGGCTGGGGCGGCAAGTTCGAGGCCAGCGCGGATGATCGCCTCGTCGAGCAGCTGTTCGCCGCCGGCGTGTTCGCAGCCCACGCTCGCCGTCGGCGCATCGACTTCGCGCTGGAAGGCGGCGGCATCGAGACCGATGGCGCGGGCAGCCTGCTGTCGACCTGGCACTGCCTCAGTGAGCGCCATCCTGATCGTTCGCGCGCTGAAGTGACCGAGCTGCTGTGCCGCGAGCTGCGCCAGGAGCGCGTGCTTTGGCTGGACCACGGCTATCTCGAAGGCGACGACACCGATGCCCACATCGACACATTGGCGCGCTTCGCCAGCCCCTCGCGCATCGTTTACCAAGGCTGCAGCGATCCCAGCGACAGCCACTTCGACGAACTGGCGACGATGGGCCAGGAGATCGCCGCCCTGCGCCAGGCGAACGGCGAGCCTTACGAGGTGTTTGTGCTGCCGTGGGCGCAGCCGATTCTGGATGAAGGCCGTCGGCTGGCAGCGTCGTACGCGAACTTTCTGATCATCAACGGCGCGGTGCTGATGCCGGCCTATGGCGACCCGGCCGATGTAGAAGCCCAGGCCGTGCTGGCGCGCGCTTTCCCCGAGCGCGAGATCATCGCCCTGCCCTGCCGGCCGCTGATCTGGCAGAACGGCAGCCTGCACTGCATCACCATGCAGCTGCCGCGAGGAGTGCTGAATGAGCAGATCTGA
- a CDS encoding TraB/GumN family protein: protein MTEAQQDVAADATHDPLAGQPIAEVERDGVHYTLLGTAHVSQASVDAVRALAAQQRFDAIAVELCEPRYQSMRNPDALAKLDLFRVIKEGKVSLVAANLALSAYQRRLAEQLGVEPGAEMLAAIDESQRLNLPVWRVDRDVAITLKRTAASVGFWQRLSMMSGLVASLLVNEKIEENEIEKLKEGDLLEATFGEFAKSREPLYRALIAERDQYMAAALRQEAARNSAVKRVLVVIGAGHLAGLAKRLADDSEDPATVREDLRQLPPPKNWGTWITLALAALVIGGFIYGFSQGSDIGTDMVVRWALITGSFGAVGCLLAGGHPLSILSAFAVSPVTPLHPALSSGMVSSLVEAWLRKPTVADFHRLRDDATSIRGWWRNRVSRVFLNFFLTNLGTAIGFYVAGWALYKAVSNA from the coding sequence GTGACTGAGGCACAGCAGGACGTCGCTGCCGACGCCACCCACGACCCGCTCGCCGGCCAGCCCATCGCCGAGGTCGAACGCGATGGCGTTCACTACACCCTGCTCGGTACGGCGCATGTCTCGCAGGCCAGCGTGGACGCCGTGCGCGCACTGGCCGCACAGCAGCGCTTCGACGCGATCGCGGTCGAGCTGTGCGAGCCGCGCTACCAGTCGATGCGCAATCCGGATGCGCTGGCCAAGCTCGATCTGTTTCGCGTCATCAAGGAAGGCAAGGTCAGCCTGGTGGCGGCCAACCTCGCCCTGTCCGCCTACCAGCGGCGTCTTGCCGAGCAGCTGGGTGTGGAGCCGGGTGCGGAGATGCTCGCAGCCATCGACGAGAGCCAGCGCCTCAACCTGCCAGTCTGGCGCGTCGATCGCGATGTGGCCATCACCTTGAAGCGCACCGCGGCCTCGGTCGGTTTCTGGCAACGCCTCAGCATGATGAGCGGGCTCGTCGCCAGCCTCCTCGTGAACGAGAAGATCGAGGAAAACGAGATCGAGAAGCTGAAGGAAGGGGACCTGCTGGAAGCCACCTTCGGCGAGTTCGCCAAGAGCCGCGAGCCTCTCTACCGCGCCCTGATCGCCGAGCGCGACCAGTACATGGCTGCGGCCCTGCGCCAGGAGGCTGCGCGCAATTCGGCAGTCAAGCGCGTGTTGGTCGTGATCGGCGCCGGCCATCTCGCCGGCTTGGCGAAGCGCTTGGCGGACGACTCCGAAGATCCGGCGACGGTCCGGGAAGATCTGCGGCAGTTGCCGCCACCGAAGAACTGGGGCACCTGGATCACCCTGGCGCTTGCCGCCCTGGTGATCGGCGGCTTCATCTACGGCTTCTCCCAGGGCAGCGATATCGGCACGGACATGGTGGTGCGCTGGGCGCTGATCACCGGCAGCTTTGGCGCAGTCGGCTGCCTGCTCGCGGGCGGGCATCCGCTTTCGATCCTCAGCGCATTCGCGGTCTCGCCCGTCACACCGCTGCATCCCGCGCTCTCGTCCGGCATGGTCAGCTCGCTGGTCGAAGCCTGGCTACGCAAGCCCACTGTCGCCGACTTCCATCGCCTGCGCGACGATGCCACCAGCATCCGCGGCTGGTGGCGCAACCGCGTCTCGCGCGTGTTCCTCAACTTCTTTCTGACCAACCTGGGCACAGCGATCGGCTTCTATGTCGCCGGCTGGGCGCTGTACAAGGCCGTGTCGAATGCGTGA
- a CDS encoding transglycosylase SLT domain-containing protein has product MPRFSRFASCALALLLAACSAAPTRPATEANDDASAAKEAFDAALDEALAHAERIRADEPAEQTALLAARDRLRETARACLESPACGAERVLAGYERLAALGLAVGEDFEVGRGAAESESAGASPLLSDLPEAQRSITLLNGRELRDLIELNTPVKSAMVEWLTWMRPQLITAWENYQYMRHLMWPEYEQAGLPEALLFGILAKESGGRVHAVSHAGASGPLQFMYQTGLGYGLGRVDGFDTRFDAQLASRASVRYLNDRFGELNGNLELALAAYNGGEGRMRRIHQATGGKSFWHPRVFGQLPRETQDYVPMVLAAAWLFLHPEEVGLEFPAVDLRPSGFTLAQPSTLNELTLCLGQQGIRDGWFRTLRNLNPRYEPHSVIPAGTVIRGPQSMVDAYAAYCVSGERLELARALAAANRPSQPSGASAAGPRSHTVRRGDSLHSIARRHQCAVEQLARANGVRGPRYLIKPGQRLQLVGCRRP; this is encoded by the coding sequence ATGCCAAGGTTCTCCCGATTCGCCAGCTGCGCGCTGGCTCTGCTGCTCGCCGCGTGTTCCGCCGCGCCCACTCGCCCCGCCACAGAAGCCAACGACGACGCCAGCGCGGCGAAGGAGGCTTTCGACGCCGCGCTGGACGAAGCGCTGGCGCATGCGGAGCGCATCCGCGCCGATGAGCCCGCTGAGCAAACCGCGCTGCTCGCTGCGCGCGACCGACTGCGGGAAACCGCGCGCGCCTGCCTTGAATCGCCCGCCTGCGGCGCCGAACGCGTGCTTGCCGGCTATGAGCGTCTTGCCGCGCTGGGGCTGGCCGTGGGAGAAGACTTCGAGGTCGGTCGTGGGGCCGCTGAATCCGAATCCGCCGGCGCGTCTCCGCTGCTCTCCGATCTGCCCGAAGCCCAGCGCTCGATCACCCTGCTCAACGGCCGTGAGCTGCGTGATCTGATCGAGCTCAATACGCCGGTCAAGTCCGCCATGGTCGAGTGGCTGACCTGGATGCGTCCCCAGCTGATCACCGCCTGGGAAAACTATCAGTACATGCGGCATCTGATGTGGCCCGAGTACGAACAGGCCGGTCTGCCCGAGGCCTTGCTGTTCGGCATTCTCGCCAAGGAATCCGGCGGACGCGTGCATGCGGTATCGCACGCCGGCGCCTCCGGGCCGCTCCAGTTCATGTATCAGACCGGGCTGGGCTACGGACTTGGCCGCGTGGATGGCTTTGACACGCGCTTCGACGCCCAGCTGGCTTCGCGCGCCAGCGTGCGCTACCTCAACGACCGTTTCGGCGAGTTGAATGGAAACCTTGAGCTGGCGCTGGCCGCCTACAACGGCGGCGAGGGCCGGATGCGACGGATTCATCAGGCGACTGGCGGAAAGTCCTTCTGGCACCCGCGCGTGTTCGGGCAGCTGCCGCGCGAGACCCAGGACTATGTGCCGATGGTACTCGCGGCGGCCTGGCTGTTCCTGCACCCAGAAGAGGTGGGCCTGGAGTTCCCGGCGGTCGATCTGCGGCCCAGCGGCTTCACCCTGGCACAGCCCAGCACGCTCAACGAGCTGACCCTGTGTCTGGGGCAGCAGGGCATTCGCGACGGCTGGTTCCGCACATTGCGCAACCTCAATCCGCGCTACGAGCCGCATAGCGTCATTCCCGCCGGCACGGTGATCCGCGGCCCGCAGAGCATGGTCGATGCCTACGCCGCGTACTGCGTCAGCGGCGAGCGGCTGGAGCTGGCGCGGGCGCTCGCGGCCGCCAATCGGCCCAGCCAGCCGAGCGGTGCCAGTGCAGCGGGCCCGCGCAGCCATACGGTGCGCCGCGGTGACTCGCTGCACAGCATCGCGCGCAGGCACCAGTGCGCGGTTGAGCAGCTGGCGCGCGCCAACGGTGTGCGCGGGCCGCGCTATCTGATCAAGCCGGGACAGCGCCTGCAGCTGGTCGGGTGCCGCCGGCCGTGA
- the miaA gene encoding tRNA (adenosine(37)-N6)-dimethylallyltransferase MiaA: MPPAVTASAADRPLVLALMGPTASGKTALAIELAQRYGGEIISVDSALVYRGLDIGSAKPDAQERAGLPHHLIDIRAPDQPYSAGEFAQDASAAVDAVLSRGHLPILVGGTGLYFRALLGGLSAMPSSEPEVRSAIEHEAAERGWSALHAELARVDPDAAARIRPSDPQRITRALEVWRVSGRPISVWQREAPLSPRPLWRVLKLVLAPADRGLLHQRIAQRFERMVGQGFLDEVRGLMARPELHPDLPAMRAVGYRQAWRHLKGETSMSEFLAEGIAATRQLAKRQLTWLRAELDAFWVDSLTEPARAAALFRLAGGLDGR, translated from the coding sequence GTGCCGCCGGCCGTGACTGCATCCGCTGCCGATCGGCCGCTGGTGCTGGCCCTGATGGGGCCTACGGCATCGGGCAAGACCGCGCTCGCTATCGAGCTGGCGCAGCGCTACGGCGGCGAAATCATCAGCGTGGATTCGGCCCTGGTCTATCGCGGCCTCGACATCGGTAGCGCCAAGCCGGATGCGCAGGAGCGCGCCGGCCTTCCGCATCACCTGATCGACATCCGTGCGCCCGACCAGCCCTATTCCGCGGGGGAGTTCGCGCAGGACGCGAGTGCCGCGGTCGACGCGGTGCTGTCGCGGGGGCATCTGCCCATCCTGGTGGGTGGCACCGGACTGTACTTCCGCGCCCTGCTGGGCGGGCTCTCGGCCATGCCGAGCTCCGAGCCCGAAGTGCGTTCGGCGATCGAGCATGAAGCCGCCGAGCGGGGCTGGTCCGCGCTGCACGCGGAGCTGGCCCGAGTCGATCCCGATGCCGCCGCGCGCATCCGCCCGAGCGATCCGCAGCGGATCACCCGCGCGCTGGAGGTCTGGCGGGTCTCGGGTCGGCCGATCAGCGTCTGGCAGCGCGAGGCCCCGCTGTCGCCGCGGCCACTTTGGCGTGTGCTGAAGCTGGTGCTGGCGCCGGCCGATCGCGGCCTGCTGCACCAGCGAATCGCCCAGCGCTTCGAGCGCATGGTCGGGCAGGGTTTTCTGGACGAGGTGCGTGGGTTGATGGCGCGCCCTGAGCTGCATCCCGACCTGCCGGCCATGCGGGCGGTGGGCTACCGGCAGGCCTGGCGTCACCTGAAGGGTGAGACCTCGATGTCCGAGTTCCTCGCCGAAGGGATCGCGGCCACCCGCCAGCTGGCCAAGCGTCAGCTCACCTGGCTGCGCGCGGAGCTGGATGCGTTCTGGGTCGATTCGCTCACGGAACCTGCACGCGCCGCGGCGCTGTTCCGGCTGGCGGGCGGGCTGGACGGCCGCTGA
- a CDS encoding DUF938 domain-containing protein, whose translation MREPGAEALPFSPACERNREPILAVLREHFAVPARVLEVGGGTGQHAEFFAAHLPHLAWQSSDRADYLPGLTARIAQAALPNLPAPFELDVARHELWPVLRFDAAYSANTLHIMGWSEVEQFFAMLGQVLELTSTLIVYGPFNYGGRYTSESNAAFDAQLRADDPKRGIRDFEAVDALARAQGFTLVADIAMPANNRCLVWRRPGAA comes from the coding sequence ATGCGTGAGCCGGGCGCGGAGGCTCTGCCCTTCTCCCCCGCCTGCGAGCGCAACCGCGAACCGATTCTCGCGGTGCTGCGCGAACACTTCGCCGTCCCCGCGCGCGTGCTCGAAGTCGGCGGCGGCACCGGCCAGCACGCGGAGTTCTTCGCGGCACATCTGCCGCATCTGGCATGGCAGAGCAGCGACCGCGCCGACTACCTGCCCGGGCTGACCGCCCGCATCGCCCAAGCCGCCCTGCCCAACCTGCCCGCGCCCTTCGAGTTGGACGTGGCGCGCCATGAGCTCTGGCCCGTGCTGCGCTTCGACGCCGCCTACAGCGCCAACACCCTGCACATCATGGGCTGGAGCGAGGTCGAGCAGTTCTTCGCCATGCTCGGCCAGGTGCTCGAACTCACGTCGACGCTGATCGTGTACGGCCCCTTCAACTACGGCGGCCGCTACACCAGCGAGAGCAATGCCGCCTTCGACGCACAGCTGCGCGCGGACGATCCGAAGCGCGGCATCCGCGACTTCGAAGCGGTCGACGCGCTGGCCCGCGCGCAGGGCTTCACGCTGGTCGCGGATATCGCCATGCCGGCGAACAATCGCTGTCTGGTCTGGAGGCGCCCAGGCGCGGCTTGA
- the hflK gene encoding FtsH protease activity modulator HflK, translating to MAWNQPGGGGSGGGKDRDPWNGNNNNNDPGADVEAFLNKLKASLNRVFGGSGGGDASRRGEGQDPFGRGLLLLVLLAVLAWAAFDSVVLVDERERGVVLRFGKFDRIMPPGPNLKWPNPIEQVLKLDVTRVRSVSDQVRLLTADENIVQIDYGVQFVVSDPKNFFFGTREAEETLKQAAESAIRDVIGGSQMDTILTGERAALAAEAQTRLQATLDSYSTGLQVTVLNIPNARPPQEVRQAFDDAISAREDKERIESEAEAYRSTVVPEARGEAARVRTQAEGYRDAVIARATGEAQRFSLLADEYRKAPEVTRRRLYLETMQEVLANNRTIYSGDGNNVLYLPVGEDSGQGPQSRLPAAAAALPQLQPSSPASSSAAPPGSERNRNSGRPERPSREETRQ from the coding sequence ATGGCCTGGAATCAACCTGGCGGCGGAGGCAGCGGTGGCGGCAAGGACCGCGACCCCTGGAACGGCAACAACAACAACAACGATCCCGGCGCCGATGTCGAGGCTTTCCTCAACAAGCTGAAGGCCAGCCTCAACCGCGTCTTCGGCGGCTCAGGCGGCGGCGATGCATCGCGTCGTGGCGAGGGGCAGGACCCGTTCGGGCGTGGCTTGCTGCTGCTCGTGCTCTTGGCCGTGCTGGCCTGGGCTGCGTTTGATTCGGTGGTGCTCGTAGACGAGCGCGAGCGTGGCGTCGTGCTGCGTTTCGGCAAGTTCGACCGGATCATGCCGCCAGGGCCGAATCTGAAGTGGCCGAACCCGATCGAGCAGGTGCTGAAGCTCGACGTCACCCGCGTGCGCAGCGTCTCCGACCAGGTCCGCCTGCTGACCGCAGACGAGAACATCGTGCAGATCGACTACGGCGTGCAGTTTGTGGTCAGCGACCCGAAGAATTTCTTCTTTGGCACCCGCGAGGCCGAGGAAACCCTGAAGCAGGCGGCCGAGAGCGCGATCCGCGACGTCATCGGCGGAAGCCAGATGGATACCATCCTGACCGGAGAGCGCGCGGCCCTTGCCGCAGAGGCCCAGACGCGCCTCCAGGCGACCCTTGACAGCTACAGCACCGGGCTGCAGGTGACCGTGCTGAATATCCCCAACGCGCGTCCGCCGCAGGAAGTCAGGCAGGCCTTCGACGACGCCATCAGCGCGCGCGAAGACAAGGAGCGCATCGAGAGCGAAGCCGAGGCCTACCGCAGCACGGTGGTGCCGGAAGCCCGAGGCGAGGCTGCGCGCGTACGCACGCAGGCTGAGGGTTACCGCGATGCGGTGATCGCGCGAGCGACGGGTGAAGCTCAGCGCTTCAGCTTGCTCGCCGACGAGTACCGCAAAGCGCCCGAGGTTACCCGTCGTCGTCTGTATCTCGAAACCATGCAGGAAGTGCTGGCCAACAACCGCACGATCTATTCGGGCGATGGCAACAACGTGCTGTACCTGCCCGTCGGCGAGGACAGCGGCCAAGGCCCGCAGTCGCGCCTGCCTGCCGCCGCAGCCGCTCTGCCGCAGCTGCAGCCCAGCTCGCCTGCTTCGAGCTCGGCCGCCCCGCCTGGCAGCGAGCGCAACCGCAACAGTGGCCGCCCCGAACGTCCGAGCCGTGAGGAGACCCGCCAATGA
- the hfq gene encoding RNA chaperone Hfq translates to MSKGQSLQDPFLNALRRERVPVSIYLVNGIKLQGTIESFDQFVVLLRNTVSQMVYKHAISTVVPARNVRIGPGGGSDVSDGSGDQD, encoded by the coding sequence ATGTCCAAGGGCCAGTCCCTGCAGGATCCTTTCCTCAACGCCCTGCGCCGCGAGCGCGTACCGGTGTCGATCTATCTGGTCAACGGCATCAAGCTGCAGGGCACCATCGAGTCTTTCGACCAGTTCGTGGTCCTGCTGCGCAATACGGTCAGCCAGATGGTCTACAAGCACGCCATCTCCACTGTCGTGCCGGCGCGCAACGTCCGTATCGGTCCTGGAGGCGGCAGCGACGTCTCCGATGGCTCGGGCGATCAGGATTGA
- the rpmJ gene encoding 50S ribosomal protein L36: protein MKVLNSLKSAKTRHRDCKVVRRRGKVFVICKSNPRFKARQR, encoded by the coding sequence ATGAAAGTCCTGAACTCCCTCAAGTCGGCCAAGACCCGCCACCGCGACTGCAAAGTCGTGCGTCGCCGCGGCAAGGTCTTCGTGATCTGCAAGAGCAACCCGCGCTTCAAGGCCCGCCAGCGCTGA
- a CDS encoding DUF853 family protein → MDRILIGKGTQQVDLLARYGNRHGLVAGATGTGKSVTLMVMAEGFSRLGVPVFIADVKGDLAGLCQAGSPSERISQRVEQIGVSDYRQEANPVVFWDIYGELGHPVRCSISEMGPTLLGRVLELNDTQSGVLDIVFKLADEQALLLIDMDDLRALLGFVADNRKEISTQYGLVSAQSIAAIQRQLLRLEADGGKQFFGEPALDLGDFMRQDMSGRGVVNVMAADKLILKPRLYSSFLLWMLSELFENLPEVGDLDRPKMVFFFDEAHLLFGDCPPALLQRVEQVVRLIRSKGVGVYFCSQNPDDIPGAVLGQLGNRVQHALRAFTPRDQKAVRTAAETFASNPNLDVAKVIGELGVGEALVSTLQDKGIPLPVERSLICPPRCRIGAITTEERATQRSRSPVGAKYDTAVNRESAFEILSKRAEAAASAAPPSPPPISRPASPSGAPSSSTRAPEANGGIGQKLNEWLFGTSRRQGAVEAMAKSTMRTMGNQLGRQLLRGVLGSLGGRR, encoded by the coding sequence ATGGACAGGATCTTGATCGGCAAGGGCACCCAGCAGGTCGATCTGCTGGCGCGCTACGGCAATCGCCACGGACTCGTGGCCGGCGCCACCGGCACCGGAAAGTCGGTCACCCTGATGGTCATGGCCGAAGGCTTCTCGCGGCTCGGCGTGCCGGTCTTCATCGCCGATGTGAAGGGCGATCTGGCGGGCCTGTGCCAAGCCGGCAGCCCAAGCGAGCGCATCAGCCAACGCGTCGAGCAGATCGGCGTCAGCGACTACCGGCAGGAAGCCAACCCCGTCGTCTTCTGGGACATCTACGGCGAACTCGGCCACCCGGTGCGCTGCTCGATCTCGGAGATGGGCCCCACCCTGTTGGGCCGCGTGCTGGAGTTGAACGACACCCAGTCCGGCGTGCTCGACATCGTCTTCAAGTTGGCCGACGAACAAGCCCTGCTGCTGATCGACATGGACGACCTGCGCGCCCTGCTCGGCTTCGTCGCCGACAACCGCAAGGAGATCAGCACCCAGTACGGCCTGGTCAGCGCGCAGAGCATCGCCGCCATCCAGCGCCAGCTGCTGCGCCTCGAAGCCGATGGCGGCAAGCAGTTCTTCGGCGAACCGGCGCTGGATCTCGGCGACTTCATGCGCCAGGACATGTCCGGCCGTGGCGTCGTCAACGTGATGGCGGCGGACAAGCTCATCCTGAAGCCGCGCCTGTACTCCAGCTTCCTGCTGTGGATGCTGTCCGAGCTGTTCGAGAACCTGCCCGAGGTCGGCGATCTCGACCGACCGAAGATGGTGTTCTTCTTCGACGAAGCCCATCTGCTGTTCGGCGACTGTCCGCCCGCCCTGCTGCAGCGGGTCGAGCAGGTCGTGCGCCTGATCCGCTCCAAGGGCGTGGGCGTGTACTTCTGCTCGCAGAACCCCGACGACATCCCCGGCGCGGTACTCGGCCAGCTCGGCAATCGCGTACAGCACGCGCTGCGCGCCTTCACTCCGCGTGACCAGAAAGCCGTGCGTACCGCGGCCGAGACCTTCGCCAGCAACCCGAACCTCGACGTCGCCAAGGTCATCGGGGAGCTGGGTGTGGGTGAAGCCCTGGTTTCGACCCTGCAGGACAAGGGCATCCCGCTGCCAGTCGAGCGCAGCCTGATCTGCCCCCCGCGCTGCCGCATCGGCGCCATCACGACCGAAGAACGCGCCACCCAGCGCAGCCGCAGCCCGGTCGGCGCGAAGTACGACACGGCGGTCAATCGCGAATCCGCCTTCGAGATCCTGTCGAAGCGCGCCGAAGCCGCCGCCAGCGCGGCGCCGCCCAGCCCGCCGCCGATCTCCCGCCCTGCGTCACCCTCGGGCGCGCCGTCGTCTTCCACGCGGGCGCCTGAAGCGAATGGCGGCATCGGCCAGAAGCTCAACGAATGGCTGTTCGGCACATCCCGACGGCAGGGCGCCGTCGAGGCGATGGCCAAGTCGACGATGCGCACCATGGGCAATCAACTCGGTCGGCAGCTGCTGCGAGGCGTGCTCGGCAGCTTGGGCGGACGGCGATGA